The genomic segment TCTCTTTAGGAGAACAGGCACCAACGATTAGCGCTATCGCGAATAACGACAACAACCATCCGTTTTTCATCCACTTTGCCATCGAACCTCTCCCTTTCTATCCATCTTCTCGTCTTGAACGCTGTACTTCTTCCTGCAAGTGCTTCCATATTTCCACGAATTGCCCTGCCATAACTGGGTTTTCTCGTATGTCTTCAATTTTGCGCGGACGTGGCATATCGACAATAATTTCTTGAATAATTTTACCCGGCTGCGAACTCATCAGTAAAATACGATCACTTAGCAATAACGCTTCATCAATACTATGGGTAATGAATAGAATCGTCTTCCCCGTTTCCGACCAAATCGACAGCAACTCTTCCTGCAAGATAAATTTATTTTGCTCATCAAGTGCACCAAACGGTTCATCCATCAACAGGATCTCCGGATCATTGGCAAATGCACGCGCAATACTCACCCGTTGTTTCATGCCCCCTGATAGCTCTTTCGGATAAAGGGTTGAAAATTTTTCTAGACCGGTCTTTTTCAAATAATACGTAGTACGCTCTTTTATAAGTTTTTTCGGCAAATGACGCATTTTGAGTCCGAACGCTACATTCTTCTCGACAGTGAGCCATGGAATGATACCCTTTTCCTGAAACACCATCGATTGCAATGGTCGATCCTCTCCATCCGTCGTGGTTGCAATCGTAAACTCACCAATACTCGGGGTTTCAAGCCCTGCCAAGATTCGAAGTAACGTTGATTTACCGCAACCACTCGGTCCAACAATACAAACGAATTCCCCATCATTGATTGTTACATTAATATCGTCTAGCGCCGTAACACTGCCTTGTTTTTTATAAAATGCCTTTGTTAAATTACGAATGATGATTTTTGCTTTCCTACTCATCTACTCACCTCCACGGTAACATCTTTTTCTGAATTCCTCGTAGCAATAGCGAGAACAGATAACCGAAAAACGAAATGAGGATGAGCCCAACGTACATTTCTTGCAGTAAGAACGCTTTGTACGAAACCCAGATTAGATAGCCAATCCCTGATGTAGCACCCATCATTTCCGCAGCGACAATTGTCAGAAGCGCAATCGCCTGCCCCATCTGAATCCCTTCCAACATAACCGGCATCGCACCGGGCAAAGCAATTTTCGTAAAAAAGTCTAGTTTACTAGCTCCATAATTTTTTGCCACATCCAAATAGATTGAATCGATATTAATGACTCCAGCTGCCGTATTAATGACAACAGGAAAAAAAACACTCCCAGCAATTGTTACAACTTTCGATAAATCACCAATTCCAAAAATAATAATAATGATTGGAAGCAAAGCAAGTGTAGGAATCGGCATGAGCGCCATGACAATTGGCGAAACAAAATGTCGAATTGGCGTATAAAGCCCCATTAACAAACCGATGATGATTCCGGGTATGACGCCTAGCAAAAATCCGACAAGAATCCTGTACAATGAAACGCCGATATGACCCGCCATTTCACCACTTGAAATCATTCCGAAAAATGTCCCCACAATTGCAGATGGAGGCGGAAAGAAGCGGATATCAATCATTCCCGTTCTCGACAAGAATTCCCACATAAAGAGCAGGAATAGGGGCGAGGCAATCGTCAACAGCTGTTTTAACCGTTCTTTCGTTTGTCTTTGTTTCCATTCACGCTGTTCGATTTCAAACGGATCGTATCGGACAGCCTTATCATCTCTCTTCAACGTCCACCACCTCTTCATTCAAATAGTATGTATCTGCCTAAAAATGTGTGTTGGGCATATGCTGATAAAGAGGCATCTTTCGTCCTTTTTTCATAAGAAAAGCGCTGGAGTCAAGACGTAAATTCTCAACTTCACAACTTATCCTAAGTACGAGATTTTATAATTTCCTAGACAACAAAAAATCCATGGAGCAATAATCCCCCATGGATGATATCCAACCCTATTTATCCACACCAAGCACTCATACCGCCTGTAACGTTAGAAACATCCTTGAAACTGGCTTTCTTCAAGATTTTCGCTGCTTGTCCACTCCGCATGCCACTTTGACAAATAACGACGATTTCTTTCGATTTGTCTAGGCTAGCCAACTGCGATTTCAATGTATTCAACGGGATATTTTTAAATTCTTTAATATGCCGTCCTTTATATTCCCCCGGTGTCCGTACATCAATGAACTGCACCGATTTATTTTTCAGCATCCCCATTAAGTCCTCCGTCGAAACGGAACGTACACCTTTAGCGGGCATCATTCGCCAGACAAAAAATCCAACGATTAGTAAAATAAAAAGCCATTCCATACGATTTTCCTCCTAGTCTTCCTATAACTTCAATTCCAAATATACTACCAGGGGTATTAATAAGGCAATAAATCCGCTTCGTCTACCCCTTGTAAGGCGACTTCGCTCAATTAATATAGGTATTCATTTGTTCAACTTATATAAAACACAAAAACAGCGCCCCCTGTAAAGGACGCTGCTTCATTATTAATAAAGTATGCCGTTTTTCTTCGCCTCAAACACTAACTCTTCTCGGAACGCCGGGTGGGCAATGTCGATAAGCGCTTTTGCACGTTCAGATAACGATTTGCCATACAGACTAGCGATGCCGTATTCCGTGACGATGTTATCGACGTCATTTTTCGACGTCGTTACGACAGAACCTGGCGACAATTGCAGTTTAATGCGCGAAATGGTGTCGTTTTTCACTGTTGAATGCATGCAGATGAACCCTTTACCATGCTTTGCAAAACGTGCTCCGCGTGCAAAATCTGCTTGTCCACCGGTTGATGAATAATAGCGTCCTCCAATTGTTTCAGAAGCACATTGTCCATAAAGGTCAACTTCCGTCGTCGCATTGATGGATACAATTCTTTCTTCTTTCGCAATCTCACGTGGATCATTCACCATACTCACAGGTAAAAATTCAACCGCAGGGTTTTCATGGAGGAAATCGTACAAACGCTGTGATCCGAATGCAAATGTCGCGACAATCTTCCCTTTATGTGTGAATTTCTGTGTCCCATCGATAGCTCCTGCTTGCACAAGGTCAACGATTCCGTCTGTCAGCATTTCAGTGTGGATACCAAGATGACGGTGGTCTTTCAACATGCTCATAACCGCATTCGGAATGGCTCCAATACCAATTTGGAGTGAATCCCCATTTTCAATAACATTCGTTACAAATTCAGCAATTTTAAGATCTTTCTCACCAATTAATGGAGAGCTTTCTTCTGATAAAGGCGCATCATTTTCAATGTATCCCGCAACTTGGCTAATATGAATTTGGTTTTCACCGTATGTACGTGGCATATGCTTATTCACTTCCAAGACAAACGGAACATGACCAATGAATTCGGAAATATAGTCTGCCTGTGTGCCCAATGAAAAATAACCGTGTTCATCCATTGGAGAAGCAACTGTGATTATCATCGACATGTTCGTAACTTTTTTCAACATGCGCGGGACTTCATGGAAAACGTTGGGAACTAATTCTATTTTGCCCTCTTGATAAGCCTTCCGTGTTGCACCACTTAAGAAGTAGGAGACATGTGAAAGATGACCTTTCATTTTACCTATTATATAATCCCGCTCCCGAAGAGCCAGCATTTGATGAATCTTAACGTTCTGTAATTCCGAATGGTTCTCTTCCAATATATCAAGTAGACGATGAGGTTCCCCATTGGCAATCGGGATAATAATATCAGCCTCTACGTCAATCAAATCAATAAACTGTTCTGCACTCAATCGTTTTTCCACGTCGTTTTTTCACTCCTATAAAAGTCCGCCTATTCAATTAGTATACAGCAGACTGAGCGCTTGCTCAACTTGATGATTGACTAGTAAGAACGCTATAATCGATCTATGACAAACTTAACCACGGACCAGCTCAGACAACTGAATATGTACAGCATTTATGTAGATTCGTCCGAACGGAATTTATTCACATTGAAAATGCTACTCGATAGTCAAAAAACGGAAGATATACTAAATGTCGTCCAAGCAGTGAGCGGAAGCCCCAACCGAACTGTAGCAGCATCGTATTTCATGCGCCGTTTCGGTATGTTTACCGCGATGCAATTTTATAACCTGGCGGCATACGATGAAGTATGGGATGGAAACAATGAACAACTTCATTTTGGTGCAAAAGAAGAATACGGAAAACTGGCTGTTAGTACGTTTGCATCCGCGAAGGATTGGCGATATGTAGAAGACGCGGAACGGCGAGATGTCATTAAGCGGATTCTGCAGGATGAATGCGGAGCTGTCATCCGACAAATCCGCACCGTCACATCTATTTCTCCATTGACGTTATGGGAAAATATCTTTGGTTTTCTCCTTTGGCAGTACCATGTTCTTTTGGCAAACCCAGGCACCTCCGTAGAAGCACGCGCGGACCTCAACATATTGAAAGACGACACGCTTTGGGAAGGAATCGCACCTCGTTCTTTATTTGCCACCTACTTAAAAGGATGCGAGCCGTCCGCACTTTTGAATACAGAAGTCCGTACCACATGTTGTTTCTCAAAGGATGTACCCGGTCTCATGCAGTGTGGATTTTGTCCATTGAAATAACATGATTCAGTTACTTTTTGCGATAGCTATTGTACCAGATCTTCATCGAATAAATAGTTCCACTGACCGCTCCACCATAGAAAAAACCCATGAAGATACCCGCGGGTAAGTTACCTGGATGACTGATGAAAATAGACAAGATAAGTCCAATAATTGTTGCCGCGGTTGAAAACCAACTTTCAGGGAGTTTAAATAAAAGTTTCAACAAGAATATTCCTAGAAGAATAGCGGGTATTGCCCAAAAAGCATCCCAGACGTTTGTATGGATAATCGGGAACTCATTCCACATGAAATCAATCCTTTTTCACATTAGCCTTCCCACAACACTTATAATTCAATACACTTTTT from the Sporosarcina psychrophila genome contains:
- a CDS encoding ABC transporter ATP-binding protein, with amino-acid sequence MSRKAKIIIRNLTKAFYKKQGSVTALDDINVTINDGEFVCIVGPSGCGKSTLLRILAGLETPSIGEFTIATTTDGEDRPLQSMVFQEKGIIPWLTVEKNVAFGLKMRHLPKKLIKERTTYYLKKTGLEKFSTLYPKELSGGMKQRVSIARAFANDPEILLMDEPFGALDEQNKFILQEELLSIWSETGKTILFITHSIDEALLLSDRILLMSSQPGKIIQEIIVDMPRPRKIEDIRENPVMAGQFVEIWKHLQEEVQRSRREDG
- a CDS encoding ABC transporter permease: MKRDDKAVRYDPFEIEQREWKQRQTKERLKQLLTIASPLFLLFMWEFLSRTGMIDIRFFPPPSAIVGTFFGMISSGEMAGHIGVSLYRILVGFLLGVIPGIIIGLLMGLYTPIRHFVSPIVMALMPIPTLALLPIIIIIFGIGDLSKVVTIAGSVFFPVVINTAAGVINIDSIYLDVAKNYGASKLDFFTKIALPGAMPVMLEGIQMGQAIALLTIVAAEMMGATSGIGYLIWVSYKAFLLQEMYVGLILISFFGYLFSLLLRGIQKKMLPWR
- a CDS encoding rhodanese-like domain-containing protein; protein product: MEWLFILLIVGFFVWRMMPAKGVRSVSTEDLMGMLKNKSVQFIDVRTPGEYKGRHIKEFKNIPLNTLKSQLASLDKSKEIVVICQSGMRSGQAAKILKKASFKDVSNVTGGMSAWCG
- a CDS encoding acetyl-CoA hydrolase/transferase family protein; the encoded protein is MEKRLSAEQFIDLIDVEADIIIPIANGEPHRLLDILEENHSELQNVKIHQMLALRERDYIIGKMKGHLSHVSYFLSGATRKAYQEGKIELVPNVFHEVPRMLKKVTNMSMIITVASPMDEHGYFSLGTQADYISEFIGHVPFVLEVNKHMPRTYGENQIHISQVAGYIENDAPLSEESSPLIGEKDLKIAEFVTNVIENGDSLQIGIGAIPNAVMSMLKDHRHLGIHTEMLTDGIVDLVQAGAIDGTQKFTHKGKIVATFAFGSQRLYDFLHENPAVEFLPVSMVNDPREIAKEERIVSINATTEVDLYGQCASETIGGRYYSSTGGQADFARGARFAKHGKGFICMHSTVKNDTISRIKLQLSPGSVVTTSKNDVDNIVTEYGIASLYGKSLSERAKALIDIAHPAFREELVFEAKKNGILY